The following are encoded together in the Methylorubrum sp. B1-46 genome:
- a CDS encoding malectin domain-containing carbohydrate-binding protein, translating into MADVTFSQSTLAGYSGLASALQWGPDGRLYVAERFGSIKALTVAQQGNGYVVTATESIDLILDIPNHNDDGTLNLGLEERQVTGILVTGTADNPVLYVTSSDPRIGAGNGGEDTNLDTNSSIISRLTFDTATDTWKKVDLVRGLPRSEENHSANGMALSPDGKTLYVAVGGNTNAGAPSNNFAGLPEFAYAAAVLKVDLTALDAMTVKDPNGLNPYLYDLPTLDDPYRPNDGTPGNENPDGSDVSGPFGGRDGFNMAKITADSPVQVYSPGYRNAYDVLLTSDGKMFTYDNGANNGWGGRPSDAAGNVVTSESQIPLNTPDQDGGTKRLNYDQLHEITGEGYYGGHPNLVRAVGGQAGWILTPGAGVNGATFLPHGHPGLPADFDSVIPAGTADPRESVFFEGGISDGALDTGQGSLNGLAEYTASTTWTTADGGTTSIKGAILVTDLAGYLHIIPRNASGGVDTTVGAAGQIVAAGKQVVPMGGGAPLGIDAVGDGKPFAGTVWVTTLADGNIKVLTPGPTNPQNLDLDGDGINNTLDPFALDPDNGTAGTDVISGGETVVFNFESGAIPGTFGGSGLTGAMINGLDPFLDGGLYTSANIIAGGAGGVIQLKNVQEGDFTEGNNTLKDALQAGVTFDDSVATANVTLTMANWIPNATSDGGFPSAGLQIGTGDQDNFIKLVLGGRGESAGGKYTSAIFETSMENLGVAQTAAVTNNALLSAANASWVQLRLAVNLETNTVTPLWRFGTGAVSSATDANAAFTAGTSMTVPSGSALLKAIQGDYTVGGKASGMAVGLMATSNDGAPFTADFDGITITTTAKSGTTNPVVSAINAGGGALTQDGISFSADQYFTGGATFNDVAGGNGLQPAFANTVYQTERYGNFSYAIPVASTTQAYTVELRFGELWWNNPGQRVFDVSLEGQTILNDLDILAQTGSFNTPYTYVSGPITAGANGTLDLQFLNGIDNAKLSGIVVRQASGGGGTDNTKPTVGPFTVQAPVAGDASASVSVVYNDASGINLASITAADIAVTGPGAVGAITLQSKTSTSATSATATYIVAAPTGGWTNGQYTATVKAGEVADASPAANTNLAASQLFSVQTSSAGGIVAAINAGGSALIQDGISFSADQYFTGGATFLDGTGGNGLQSAFTGTVYQTERYGNFSYAIPVASTSQAYTVELRFGELWWSNPGQRVFDVALEGQTVLNDLDILAQTGSFNTPYTYVSGPITAGANGTLDLQFANGIDNAKLSGIIVRQANGSGNTDTTGPSVAGPFVIRGPATPTASASITVIYNDPSGINLDSIGPSDITMTGDGPIGEITLQSKAATSATSATATYFVAAPAGGWVDGQYVTTVKAGEIADASPAGNTNAVSSQLSGFAPGSPIGIVAAINAGGGAVSQGGISFSADQYFTGGGAFTDGTGGNGLQTAFADTVYQTERYGNFSYAIPVASMTQSYTVELRFAELWWSNPGQRVFDVTFEGQTILNDLDILAQSGNIDTPYTFVSSPVIAGANGTLDLQFINGIDNAKLSGIVVRQVTGGADATAPTIGSFEVEAPASAAGQASVSVVYNDASGIDLASIGASDLAVTGAGVVGAISLQSKAATSATSATATYLVAAPAGGWADGPYTATVKAGEIADASPSLNTNAAASQGFTIDAEPASDTLVLAINSGGSAYTRPDGTLFEADTAASPHRFYVAGQDGNATYSDVDPIAGTTDDALYQNQRFGWASASTTDTDDGRFGYAVKNADGSALASGSYEVILHFAEIYNQPDDPGGLSGAGQRQFNIGIEGTTVTNYDIWAAAAGGATATSLTRTVSVTDGTLDLAFWQGAAENPTVAAIEVWKVNGASAQDALLV; encoded by the coding sequence ATGGCCGATGTGACGTTTTCCCAGTCGACCCTTGCCGGGTATTCGGGGCTGGCCTCGGCCCTGCAATGGGGACCGGATGGACGCCTCTACGTCGCCGAGCGGTTCGGCAGCATCAAGGCCCTGACGGTCGCCCAGCAAGGCAACGGCTACGTCGTCACCGCCACGGAATCGATCGACCTCATCCTCGACATCCCGAACCACAACGACGACGGTACGCTGAACCTCGGTCTCGAAGAGCGCCAGGTCACCGGCATCCTCGTCACCGGCACCGCCGATAACCCGGTCCTCTACGTCACGTCGAGCGATCCCCGCATCGGCGCGGGCAACGGCGGCGAGGACACGAATCTCGATACCAACTCCTCGATCATCTCCCGTCTCACCTTCGATACCGCGACCGATACGTGGAAGAAGGTCGATCTCGTGCGCGGCCTGCCCCGTTCGGAGGAGAACCACTCCGCCAACGGCATGGCGCTCTCGCCCGACGGCAAGACGCTCTACGTGGCGGTGGGCGGCAACACCAATGCCGGCGCCCCCTCCAACAACTTCGCCGGGCTACCCGAATTCGCCTACGCGGCGGCCGTACTGAAGGTCGATCTCACGGCCCTCGATGCCATGACGGTGAAGGACCCCAACGGCCTCAACCCCTACCTCTACGACCTGCCGACCCTCGACGATCCCTACCGGCCCAATGACGGCACGCCCGGCAACGAGAACCCCGACGGCTCCGACGTCAGCGGCCCGTTCGGCGGACGCGACGGGTTCAACATGGCCAAGATCACCGCCGATAGCCCGGTTCAGGTCTACTCGCCCGGCTACCGCAACGCCTACGACGTGCTGCTGACCTCCGACGGCAAGATGTTCACCTACGACAACGGTGCCAATAACGGCTGGGGCGGGCGCCCGTCGGACGCCGCCGGCAACGTCGTCACGAGCGAGAGCCAGATCCCGCTCAACACGCCCGATCAGGACGGCGGCACCAAGCGGCTCAACTACGACCAGCTCCACGAGATCACCGGGGAAGGCTATTACGGCGGCCACCCGAACCTCGTGCGGGCGGTGGGGGGCCAGGCCGGCTGGATCCTGACGCCGGGGGCGGGCGTCAACGGCGCGACCTTCCTCCCTCATGGCCATCCCGGCCTGCCCGCCGACTTCGACTCGGTGATCCCGGCCGGCACCGCCGACCCGCGCGAGAGCGTGTTCTTCGAGGGCGGCATCAGCGACGGGGCGCTCGATACCGGCCAGGGCTCGCTCAACGGCTTGGCCGAGTACACCGCCTCGACCACGTGGACGACGGCGGATGGCGGCACCACGAGCATCAAGGGCGCCATCCTCGTCACGGATCTCGCGGGCTATCTCCACATCATCCCGCGCAACGCCTCCGGCGGGGTCGACACCACGGTGGGCGCCGCCGGCCAGATCGTGGCGGCGGGCAAGCAGGTCGTGCCGATGGGCGGCGGTGCGCCGCTGGGCATCGACGCGGTCGGCGACGGCAAGCCGTTCGCCGGCACGGTCTGGGTCACGACGCTGGCCGACGGCAACATCAAGGTCCTGACGCCGGGGCCGACCAACCCGCAGAACCTCGACCTCGACGGCGACGGGATCAATAACACCCTCGACCCCTTCGCCCTCGACCCCGACAACGGCACCGCCGGCACCGACGTGATCTCGGGCGGTGAAACGGTCGTCTTCAACTTCGAATCCGGCGCGATCCCCGGCACCTTCGGCGGCAGCGGGCTCACCGGCGCGATGATCAACGGGCTCGACCCGTTCCTCGACGGCGGCCTCTACACCTCCGCCAACATCATCGCCGGCGGTGCGGGCGGCGTCATCCAGTTGAAGAACGTGCAGGAGGGCGACTTCACGGAAGGCAACAACACCCTCAAGGACGCGCTCCAGGCCGGCGTCACGTTTGACGACAGCGTCGCCACCGCCAACGTCACCCTGACGATGGCGAACTGGATCCCCAACGCCACCAGCGACGGCGGCTTCCCCTCGGCCGGCCTGCAGATCGGCACGGGCGACCAGGACAACTTCATCAAGCTGGTGCTGGGCGGGCGCGGTGAGAGCGCGGGCGGCAAATACACGAGCGCGATCTTCGAGACCTCGATGGAGAATCTCGGCGTCGCCCAGACCGCGGCGGTGACCAACAACGCGCTCCTGAGTGCTGCCAATGCGAGCTGGGTGCAACTGCGCCTCGCGGTCAATCTCGAGACCAACACGGTCACGCCCCTCTGGCGCTTCGGCACCGGCGCGGTTTCTTCCGCCACCGACGCAAACGCCGCGTTCACCGCCGGCACCAGCATGACCGTGCCGAGCGGCAGCGCGCTCCTGAAGGCGATCCAGGGCGACTACACCGTCGGCGGCAAGGCCAGCGGCATGGCGGTCGGCCTGATGGCCACCTCCAACGACGGCGCGCCGTTCACCGCGGATTTCGACGGGATCACCATCACGACGACGGCGAAGTCGGGCACGACGAACCCGGTGGTCTCGGCGATCAATGCCGGCGGCGGGGCGCTGACCCAGGACGGGATCAGCTTCTCGGCCGATCAGTATTTCACCGGCGGCGCCACCTTCAACGACGTCGCCGGCGGCAACGGCCTGCAGCCGGCCTTCGCCAACACCGTCTACCAGACCGAGCGCTACGGCAATTTCAGCTACGCCATTCCGGTCGCCAGCACGACCCAGGCCTACACGGTCGAGCTGCGCTTCGGCGAGCTGTGGTGGAACAATCCGGGCCAGCGCGTGTTCGACGTCTCGCTCGAAGGCCAGACCATCCTCAACGACCTCGACATCCTCGCGCAAACGGGCAGCTTCAACACGCCCTACACCTACGTCTCGGGTCCGATCACGGCGGGCGCCAACGGCACGCTCGATCTTCAATTCCTCAACGGCATCGACAACGCCAAGCTCAGCGGCATCGTCGTGCGGCAGGCCAGTGGCGGTGGCGGCACCGACAACACCAAGCCGACGGTGGGCCCCTTCACGGTCCAGGCGCCGGTGGCGGGCGATGCCAGCGCCAGCGTGAGCGTGGTCTACAACGACGCCTCGGGCATCAACCTCGCCAGCATCACCGCGGCCGACATCGCGGTGACGGGCCCCGGCGCGGTCGGCGCGATCACGCTGCAATCCAAGACCAGCACCAGCGCCACCTCGGCCACAGCCACCTACATCGTCGCCGCCCCCACGGGAGGTTGGACCAACGGCCAGTACACCGCGACCGTCAAGGCCGGCGAGGTGGCGGATGCGAGCCCGGCGGCCAACACCAACCTCGCCGCCTCGCAGCTCTTCTCGGTCCAGACCAGCAGCGCGGGCGGCATCGTCGCGGCGATCAATGCCGGCGGTTCGGCGCTGATCCAGGACGGGATCAGCTTCTCGGCCGACCAGTACTTCACCGGCGGCGCCACCTTCCTCGACGGCACCGGCGGCAACGGCCTGCAATCGGCCTTCACCGGCACCGTCTACCAGACCGAGCGCTACGGCAACTTCAGCTACGCGATCCCCGTGGCCAGCACGAGCCAAGCCTACACGGTCGAGCTGCGCTTCGGCGAGCTGTGGTGGAGCAATCCGGGCCAGCGCGTCTTCGACGTCGCGCTGGAGGGCCAGACCGTCCTCAATGACCTCGACATCCTGGCCCAGACCGGCAGCTTCAACACGCCCTACACCTACGTCTCCGGCCCGATCACCGCGGGCGCCAACGGCACGCTGGACCTGCAATTCGCCAACGGCATCGACAACGCCAAGCTCAGCGGCATCATCGTTCGACAGGCGAACGGAAGCGGCAACACCGACACGACGGGGCCGTCGGTGGCCGGCCCCTTCGTGATCCGGGGACCAGCGACCCCAACCGCGAGCGCGAGCATCACGGTCATCTACAACGACCCCTCGGGGATCAATCTCGACAGCATCGGGCCGAGCGACATCACGATGACCGGTGATGGTCCAATCGGGGAGATCACGCTGCAATCGAAGGCCGCCACGAGCGCCACCTCGGCCACCGCGACCTATTTCGTCGCCGCACCAGCCGGTGGATGGGTCGATGGACAATACGTCACCACCGTGAAGGCCGGGGAGATTGCCGATGCGAGTCCCGCCGGGAACACCAACGCCGTATCGAGCCAGTTGTCGGGTTTCGCTCCCGGCAGCCCGATCGGGATCGTCGCGGCGATCAACGCCGGCGGCGGTGCGGTGAGTCAGGGCGGGATCAGCTTCTCGGCCGACCAGTACTTCACCGGCGGCGGCGCCTTCACCGATGGCACCGGTGGCAATGGCCTGCAGACGGCCTTCGCCGACACCGTCTACCAGACCGAGCGCTACGGCAACTTCAGCTACGCGATCCCCGTGGCCAGCATGACCCAATCCTACACGGTCGAGCTGCGGTTCGCCGAGCTCTGGTGGAGCAATCCTGGGCAGCGCGTGTTCGACGTCACGTTCGAAGGCCAGACCATCCTGAACGACCTCGATATCCTGGCTCAATCGGGAAACATCGACACGCCCTATACCTTCGTCTCGAGTCCAGTCATCGCAGGCGCCAATGGCACGCTCGACCTGCAATTCATCAACGGCATCGACAATGCCAAGCTCAGCGGCATCGTCGTGCGGCAGGTGACTGGCGGCGCCGACGCGACGGCGCCGACCATCGGGTCCTTCGAGGTCGAGGCGCCCGCCTCCGCCGCGGGTCAAGCGAGTGTGTCGGTGGTCTACAACGATGCCTCGGGCATCGATCTCGCCAGCATTGGTGCGAGCGACCTCGCGGTAACGGGAGCAGGCGTGGTCGGGGCCATCAGCTTGCAATCAAAGGCGGCGACGAGCGCGACCTCGGCCACCGCCACCTACCTCGTCGCTGCGCCGGCGGGCGGCTGGGCCGACGGGCCATACACCGCTACGGTGAAAGCCGGGGAGATCGCCGACGCGAGCCCCTCCCTCAACACCAACGCCGCCGCCTCACAGGGTTTCACCATCGACGCCGAACCCGCGAGCGACACCCTCGTCCTCGCGATCAATTCCGGCGGGAGCGCCTATACCCGTCCGGACGGGACCCTGTTCGAGGCCGACACGGCGGCGTCCCCGCACCGCTTCTACGTCGCCGGCCAGGACGGGAACGCGACCTATTCCGACGTCGATCCGATCGCCGGCACCACCGACGACGCGCTCTACCAGAACCAGCGCTTCGGCTGGGCGAGCGCCTCCACCACCGATACCGATGACGGGCGTTTCGGCTACGCCGTCAAGAACGCGGACGGCAGCGCGCTGGCGTCGGGCTCCTACGAGGTGATCCTGCACTTCGCCGAGATCTACAATCAGCCCGACGATCCGGGCGGCCTCAGCGGGGCGGGCCAGCGCCAGTTCAATATCGGCATCGAGGGCACCACGGTCACGAACTACGACATCTGGGCCGCGGCTGCCGGGGGCGCGACGGCGACGAGCCTGACGCGGACGGTCTCGGTCACCGACGGGACGCTCGATCTCGCCTTCTGGCAAGGCGCGGCGGAGAACCCGACCGTGGCGGCGATCGAGGTGTGGAAGGTCAACGGCGCCTCGGCTCAGGACGCTCTCTTGGTCTAG
- a CDS encoding phosphomannomutase/phosphoglucomutase: MSSDRSPKTFPTPVPKLEPNTFAFEQWPMVKPTGFREYDARWLFPQEINLMGVQALGLGLGTLIHERGVRPDIVTGHDFRSYSSAIKLALIAGMQAAGLRVKDIGLALSPMAYFGQFALDCPCVAMVTASHNDNGWTGVKMGAERPMTFGPDEMGRLKEIVTTGAFQYRDGGAYEFVSDFAQVYLDDLVARAKPVSRKLKVVAACGNGTAGAFAPALLERLGVEVIPLDVEPDHSFPRYNPNPEDMAMLHAIADKVRETGADVGLGFDGDGDRCGVVDDEGEEIFADKIGVMLARDLSKLHPEATFVVDVKSTGLYAADPELQARGVRTDYWKTGHSYIKRRVNELSALAGFEKSGHFFFNAPVGRGYDDGLLTAIAVIEMLDRNPGQTMADLYRALPKTWGSPTMSPHCADEVKYGVVEAVTERFRALQAAGEPVGGHAITDLVTVNGIRITTADGTWGLVRASSNKPELVVVVESPVSEARLHEMFAAVDGVLRQHPEVGAYNQTI; the protein is encoded by the coding sequence ATGTCATCCGATCGGTCCCCCAAGACCTTTCCCACGCCTGTCCCGAAGCTCGAACCGAACACCTTCGCCTTCGAGCAATGGCCGATGGTCAAGCCGACGGGCTTTCGCGAGTACGACGCCCGCTGGCTGTTCCCGCAGGAGATCAACCTGATGGGCGTCCAGGCACTGGGGCTGGGGCTCGGCACGCTGATCCATGAGCGCGGCGTGCGCCCCGACATCGTCACCGGCCACGACTTCCGCAGCTACTCGTCGGCGATCAAGCTCGCGCTGATCGCCGGGATGCAGGCGGCGGGTCTGCGGGTGAAGGATATCGGGCTCGCGCTCTCGCCGATGGCCTATTTCGGCCAGTTCGCCCTCGACTGCCCCTGCGTAGCCATGGTCACCGCCTCGCACAACGACAACGGCTGGACCGGCGTGAAGATGGGCGCCGAGCGGCCGATGACCTTCGGCCCCGACGAGATGGGCCGCCTGAAGGAGATCGTCACCACGGGCGCGTTCCAGTACCGCGACGGCGGCGCCTACGAGTTCGTCTCGGACTTCGCGCAGGTCTATCTCGACGATCTCGTGGCGCGGGCCAAGCCCGTCTCGCGAAAACTCAAGGTCGTGGCCGCCTGCGGCAACGGCACCGCCGGCGCCTTCGCCCCCGCTCTGCTGGAGCGGCTCGGCGTCGAGGTGATCCCGCTCGATGTCGAGCCGGATCACAGCTTCCCGCGCTACAACCCCAATCCCGAGGACATGGCGATGCTGCACGCCATCGCCGACAAGGTGCGCGAGACCGGCGCCGATGTCGGCCTCGGCTTCGACGGCGACGGCGACCGCTGCGGCGTGGTCGATGACGAGGGCGAGGAGATCTTCGCCGACAAGATCGGCGTGATGCTGGCTCGCGACCTGTCGAAGCTGCACCCCGAGGCGACCTTCGTGGTCGACGTGAAGTCGACCGGCCTCTACGCCGCCGATCCCGAATTGCAGGCCCGCGGCGTGCGCACCGATTACTGGAAGACGGGCCATTCCTACATCAAGCGCCGCGTCAACGAACTCTCGGCGCTGGCCGGCTTCGAGAAGTCCGGCCACTTCTTCTTCAACGCGCCGGTGGGCCGCGGCTACGACGACGGCCTGCTCACGGCGATTGCGGTGATCGAGATGCTCGACCGCAATCCGGGGCAGACCATGGCCGACCTCTACCGGGCGCTGCCGAAGACCTGGGGCTCGCCGACCATGTCGCCGCACTGCGCCGACGAGGTGAAGTACGGCGTGGTCGAGGCGGTGACCGAGCGGTTCCGGGCGCTCCAAGCGGCCGGCGAGCCGGTGGGCGGGCACGCGATCACCGATCTGGTGACGGTCAACGGCATCCGGATTACCACCGCTGACGGCACCTGGGGGCTGGTGCGGGCCTCCTCGAACAAGCCCGAACTCGTGGTTGTGGTCGAGAGCCCGGTCTCGGAGGCACGGCTGCACGAGATGTTCGCCGCGGTCGACGGGGTGCTGCGCCAGCATCCCGAGGTGGGGGCCTACAACCAGACGATCTGA
- a CDS encoding right-handed parallel beta-helix repeat-containing protein, which translates to MPAGQTYSTTPIRTTYDGQVIENLDLWVTDGDAIRVDHKNVVIRNVTIHHADGNGIVVEDVSGVTVQDSLIVNLDPPIGNGGETEAETTGIRVVNAANFTASHVTLQDSGTGIYLGQSPGAKLSYIEGHNFHGPFPGGQLVQFFQSPNGSLSDFAVTNDPGHSHVEDNVSVIDSRNVSIANGVIDGNNSPSGAGVMFEGNSQGGHVQNVDVIHMSNGGFSSYSDDVSFVDTRSFDNDAGDQGRGVSLSNGLIWNMTGHNVTVEDSTYTDPGVANNIVWGTSSAGADVTAAPSATPMTPIHNVFDGSATGTAPAPAPTPIPAPTAAAPATPSATPPAASPAPTGTGIDRDGTSASETMTGSRFADDLDGRGGNDTLNGLAGDDRLYGGAGNDRLDGGSGTDHLWGGAGADHFVFKVGNGTDWVEDFQLNGPAQDVIEVSKAMFASFNALLSAAHDVGPDVAITSGADTLWLADVHKGQLSAGDFLFV; encoded by the coding sequence ATGCCTGCGGGCCAAACCTATAGCACCACCCCCATCCGCACGACGTACGACGGACAGGTTATCGAAAATCTGGATCTTTGGGTCACCGACGGCGACGCGATCCGCGTCGATCACAAGAATGTCGTCATCCGTAACGTCACCATCCACCATGCCGACGGCAACGGCATCGTCGTCGAGGACGTCAGCGGCGTCACGGTTCAGGACAGCCTCATCGTCAATCTCGATCCGCCCATCGGCAACGGCGGCGAGACAGAAGCGGAAACCACGGGCATCCGCGTCGTCAACGCGGCGAACTTCACCGCCTCGCACGTGACGCTGCAGGACAGCGGCACTGGCATCTATCTCGGCCAGTCGCCGGGCGCGAAGCTGTCCTACATCGAGGGGCACAACTTCCACGGGCCGTTCCCCGGCGGACAGCTCGTCCAGTTCTTCCAGTCGCCGAACGGCAGCCTGTCGGACTTCGCCGTCACCAACGATCCGGGTCACTCGCATGTCGAGGACAACGTCTCGGTCATCGACAGCCGGAACGTCTCGATCGCCAACGGCGTGATCGACGGCAACAACTCGCCGAGCGGGGCCGGCGTGATGTTCGAGGGCAACTCCCAGGGTGGCCACGTCCAGAACGTCGACGTGATCCACATGAGCAATGGCGGCTTCTCGTCCTATTCGGACGACGTGTCGTTCGTCGACACCCGCTCCTTCGACAACGATGCCGGCGATCAGGGCCGCGGCGTCTCGCTGTCGAACGGGCTGATCTGGAACATGACCGGCCACAACGTCACGGTCGAGGATTCGACCTACACGGATCCGGGTGTGGCCAACAACATCGTCTGGGGCACCTCTTCGGCCGGCGCGGACGTCACGGCGGCCCCATCGGCCACGCCGATGACGCCGATCCACAACGTGTTCGACGGCTCGGCGACGGGCACCGCGCCGGCTCCGGCGCCGACTCCGATCCCGGCCCCGACGGCCGCGGCTCCTGCGACGCCCTCTGCGACGCCCCCTGCTGCCAGCCCGGCGCCGACCGGCACGGGCATCGACCGCGACGGAACGTCGGCCTCCGAGACGATGACCGGCTCGCGCTTCGCCGACGATCTCGACGGGCGGGGCGGCAACGACACGCTCAACGGGCTCGCCGGTGACGACCGCCTCTACGGCGGGGCCGGCAACGACCGGCTCGACGGCGGCAGCGGCACCGACCACCTCTGGGGCGGCGCCGGTGCGGACCACTTCGTGTTCAAGGTCGGCAACGGCACCGATTGGGTCGAGGACTTCCAGCTCAACGGCCCTGCGCAGGACGTGATCGAGGTGAGCAAGGCGATGTTCGCCTCGTTCAATGCCCTGCTGTCCGCGGCCCACGATGTTGGCCCCGATGTCGCCATCACCTCGGGCGCCGACACGCTGTGGCTCGCCGACGTCCACAAGGGGCAGCTCTCGGCCGGCGACTTCCTGTTCGTCTGA
- a CDS encoding right-handed parallel beta-helix repeat-containing protein — translation MPAGLTTRTTPIRTTHDGQIIENLDLWVSDGDAIRVEHDDVVIRNVTIHHADGHGIVVEDASGVSVENSLIVNSDPPDGNQGLSGEATGIRVVNSPDFTASHVTLRDSGTGIYLGQSPGATLSHIEGHDFHGLYPSGQFVQFFQSPDGSLTNFAVANDPNGSHVEDNVSIIDSRNVTISNGVIDGNNSPSGVGVMFEGDSQGGHVQNVDVIHMGNGGFSSYSDDVTFIDTRSFDNIAEDQGRGDPLSNAVIWNASGDNVSIEDSTYTDPAVANNIAWGPSSSGADVSAAPSATPMVPLQNVFDWVAGTVGTVVGIVTGNGASPSGGGSPSGAGINRDGTAASETMTGSSAADDLDGMGGDDGLNGLAGDDNLYGGAGNDRLDGGSGTDHLWGGAGADRFAFKAGNGTDWVEDFESGGSAHDVIEISRSMFGSLSAVLAAAQDVGDDVAIRSGSDTLWLADTDKAELNAGHFLLV, via the coding sequence ATGCCCGCGGGATTGACCACCAGGACGACGCCCATCCGCACCACGCATGACGGCCAGATCATCGAAAATCTGGATCTTTGGGTTTCCGACGGCGACGCCATCCGGGTCGAGCACGACGACGTCGTCATCCGCAACGTCACCATCCATCACGCCGACGGCCACGGCATCGTCGTCGAGGATGCGAGTGGCGTCAGCGTCGAGAACAGCCTCATCGTCAATTCCGATCCGCCCGACGGCAATCAGGGCCTGTCCGGCGAGGCCACCGGCATCCGCGTCGTCAATTCACCCGACTTCACCGCCTCGCACGTGACGCTGCGCGACAGCGGCACCGGCATCTATCTCGGCCAGTCGCCGGGCGCGACGCTCTCCCACATCGAGGGCCACGACTTCCACGGGCTCTACCCGTCGGGCCAGTTCGTCCAGTTCTTCCAGTCGCCGGACGGCAGCCTCACGAATTTTGCCGTCGCCAACGATCCGAACGGATCGCATGTCGAGGACAACGTCTCGATCATCGACAGCCGGAACGTGACGATTTCGAATGGCGTGATCGACGGCAACAACTCGCCGAGCGGCGTCGGCGTGATGTTCGAGGGTGATTCTCAAGGAGGCCACGTCCAGAACGTCGACGTGATCCACATGGGCAATGGCGGCTTCTCGTCCTACTCCGACGACGTCACGTTCATCGACACCCGCTCCTTCGACAACATCGCCGAAGACCAGGGCCGGGGGGACCCGCTCTCGAACGCCGTCATCTGGAACGCGAGCGGCGACAACGTGTCGATCGAAGACTCGACCTATACGGATCCGGCGGTGGCCAACAACATCGCCTGGGGGCCGTCCTCGTCCGGTGCCGACGTGTCGGCGGCGCCGTCGGCCACGCCGATGGTACCGCTCCAGAACGTGTTCGACTGGGTGGCGGGCACGGTCGGCACCGTCGTCGGGATCGTCACCGGCAACGGCGCGTCACCGTCGGGCGGCGGCTCGCCCTCCGGCGCGGGCATCAACCGCGACGGCACCGCCGCATCCGAGACCATGACCGGATCGAGTGCGGCCGACGACCTCGACGGGATGGGCGGCGATGACGGGCTCAACGGGCTCGCCGGCGACGACAACCTCTATGGCGGGGCCGGCAACGACCGGCTCGACGGCGGCAGCGGCACCGATCACCTGTGGGGCGGGGCGGGGGCCGACCGGTTCGCGTTCAAGGCCGGCAATGGCACCGATTGGGTCGAGGATTTCGAGAGCGGCGGCTCCGCTCACGACGTGATCGAGATCAGCCGGTCGATGTTCGGCTCGCTCAGTGCCGTCCTGGCCGCGGCGCAGGATGTCGGTGACGATGTGGCGATCCGCTCAGGGTCGGACACCCTCTGGCTCGCCGACACCGACAAGGCCGAATTGAACGCGGGCCATTTCCTGCTGGTCTGA